The Penaeus chinensis breed Huanghai No. 1 chromosome 6, ASM1920278v2, whole genome shotgun sequence genomic interval tcactcttccctctcctctctcctctctctcctttccctctctctcctctctcttctccctccttctctccgcctctctctctccatcctcactcatctctctcattcctctctctctccctctctctcccccttctctctcccctccctcactctcatcctccctctctcccctctcttctctctcctctcctcccgtctccttcctctctctccctcctcctctctcctctctctcatctcccctctctcttctctccctcctctctccttctcttagctctcctctctctctctcctctctcccccctcactctctcctttctcatctctctcctctcctctccccctccatccgtctctcttctctctcctcacttctcccctctctcctttccctcctcctctcatctctctctctcctcctctcctctctctcctctcctctctctctcctctctctcccctctccctctctcccccctccctcctccctccctctctctcttctctccctccatctcctctcctctctctccccatcccctctcctctcctccgctcctctctcatcctctcctcactctctctcgtctccctcgccctctcctctctcaccctctctcctccctccctctctcctctcgtctcactcctctcacactactcctctcctcccctctccctctctcactctctctcctctctcatccctccatctctctctatatctctctcccctctctcgtctctcctctctcccctctctcctcatctctctcctgctctcatccccccgctctcctcttcccttcccctttccatcctctctccctcccctctcctcctcctccccctccccacctctccctctctctctctcctgggtcttccctcccctctcccctctcctctcccttcctcccctcccctctccgtctccttcccctctcctccctccatctctcccctcctcctccctccctctcctcttctcatctctcctctccccttccctccttttcctgtcactcctcccctccgctctcctctcattccatcctttttcctctcctctctctctcccgtcctcctcctctctcactcctctcctcctctctctctctcatcctctccctcctctctctctccctctcctccatccctctccttctctctcccaccttctctccctctctctctctcctctctcactctccctctctccctctctctctctctcctctccctctccctctatctcctctctcttctctctctctctcatccctcctccctcttccttcccctctcctctctcctccctccccctctctcttctttccccttcccttcctcctctcctccccttcctctcctcttcctccctcctctcttctctcccctccctctccccctctcttctctcccctttcctccctccccccccccctccctccctccctctcttccctctctctctccttctctcttctcttctttctccccccccttttcttcctcctttctctccctccttctctctccttttccctctcctctcctctcctctcttttttttctctctctctcttctttctctctcttctttctcctctcctcctccttctccccctctctcttctacacacacaaacacaaacacactaaacacCCAAGCaatcatataaaataacaaaactttCTTAAGCTCTCCAATCATGTGTATGGGTAACTGAAGTAAATCCTTGTCTCATTGGTAGGTaaggggaatagaagggggaTATGATGGTACAAAGGTGCATAAATGTAAAGTTTTAATTTTGGTAGATGTCTTATTTGGAATTACAGATTGGTGACAGATTGGTGGGTGTAGCTGCAAATTTTGTAGGCCAGTATATGGAGTGTAAAAAATAGAGCCAGAACAGAATATAGAATCACTCTGCAGCAACTAAAATAAGATAGGCCAATGTAGGCATCACAGTATGATCCACTGGCTCTTCATGATGCTGAAACTGGTATCACCGTATAAAATGAGTTAAAGCCAATCGTGCATGCCTTGTGTCATAATGCACAATAACTTTaccatcaaactttttttttttttttttcagtggagcTGTGTTCATGACATCCAGGACCTAGGAGTGACAGCTtgcaaggatgaggatgaggatcaaGACCACCATGGAGACATAGAACCCTATGATGACATTCCCTCAACAAGTGAGACAGAGGCACAGAATTCTTCAACATTTCAGAATAGACCCAGCAGTgtaaacagtagtaataacaatagtaacagcagtacGAACAGTGGAAGTGAAAGTGGCAATGTAAATGGAAACTTACACTTATCATTGACGTTCAGCCCAAGGGTGGAAATCATGCTGCGGCACAGCCCAAGGGAtgagagtgatgatggtggtggtgatggaggtggaggtggtgggggagaatTGGCAGGTGGAGCTGGTCCTGCCAGGAGTGGCAGCAGTGGTAGTAACGTCAATGCCTTTGCTACAGCCTCTGGTGGGAGTGGAGTGAGAGTTGTAGATGGTGCAGGAATAGCAGTTGGTGgtagtgcaggaggaggaggtggaggagggggaggcatagACATCCAGCTACGATTTACATCAATGGATGTCTTTGAAGCCTTAGAACACATAAGGGAGCGCCGTGAGGAACAACGGATACGGCAAGGAAGGCAGAGAGCAGCTCGGACTGATTCAGAGGCCTCCTCGAGTAGTGGAAACAATGAAAACTCCTCTGGTTTCCCCCAGTCCTCTTCCTCTCAGTCACCATCACCAGCCTTACAACACCTTGGCCGAAATAGGACCTTTAGTGTGCACAGAGGTAGAGATTTTGACAATGCCAGAGAAAATTTGGGCTCAGGGAGGACTGCAGCCAATATTATCGACTCTCGTAATGCATTTTATATCAGAACTGGTACTGGCAATCATAGGGCTCTGTTGCTTCTTCGACCCTTGGAGAATTATCCACGGTATAATCAGACAGTGGATCCAAACCATAAGATTGCAAAGAATATTTCACGGCTAACTCATTACATAGAGGAACCAAATGTTGGAAGAGGGTTTATCAAGGAGCTGTGCTTCAACTCGGATGGGCGGCTGATATGTTCCCCATATGCTCATGGGGTGCGGCTCATGATGTTTGACCAGAACTGTTCAGAACTTTCCACATGTGTGCAAGATATTCCCCAAACCCTGTATGCTGTATCCACCAACAATTGTCATAAAAACTGTGTTGTTAGTACCAAGTTTTCTCCCACACATTGCCTTCTAGTCTCAGGCTGCCTGAATGGCAAAATTGTGTGGCATCAGCCTGTTCTCTAGTGGAATGAGTAGCTGCAGTGTATTATACATAGTTATATGGGAAATGACTATGTTATATACATGGTGTTTTAGTTTTCTATGCTCTTGAGCAAGCTTAAACTTTGTTGGTCTGCTGACCTTTCCAATAGATTTTCTAAGTGAAATAGAGAATATATTTGTGGAGTGTACTTGTGTGGTATATAGAATGCACAGCAGATTACAAGAGCAATTTATTTATTGAAGGAATGTGTATCTAATGAATAACAAGTTCATATAGTTTGTTATTCTTGCATTTGGCATGTGTCAAAGTGCTTAACTTAAACACAGAATGTATAACAGGTGTTTGTAAGGCATCAGTTCtaatgatatttcagtagatgaaTAGAAGTAGAGGTTTTACTGTGTGTACATTGTTTAATTTCTTAGAATggaatatggatttttttttacagtatatcCAAAGAGCAATAATGCATTTTTTAGTtgtttcggaaaaaaaaatagatttgtcAGTGCATTCAATTATTATAAGAGAGATAAACACCTCTGTGTCTTGGAAATACagtctccttttcatttcttcggACTCATTAGTTGTAAACACAAATGCATAGTTTACTTTGCAAGTTTCTCAGTTTTTGCTTCAGAAATGCGCAGCTCATTTAAGGAGATGGAAGTGTGGAACAAGATTTATTTCCCGCAGGCAGACATTGCAGTCTCTTGTGTTTGCAACTATCATGCTGTGCATCAGTTTTTATCAGGAGACAAAAAAATTATGGTCGTACTTTTTTTAAGGGGAGATCAGCACCTTTTGATTGTAAAAAATGATAGCATTTAAGCAAAGGGTAGATGAAAATGCAGGTAATTGATATGTACAGTTTAAAGATAATTAAGGTACATTCCTTTATATTGGACATTTCAAAAAATGTTaattggaatatatgtatatactaaaataaaaaaataaagacattgcaacacattatattaataatagcaagagtttataaataaatttaaattccAGTAAGGTATTAATTGATAAGACTTCAaagcttttttttctatatttcctccctcctccatttttctAAATAGAACTatgtattaatttttctttctttcttttattatctgatCTGATCATTACTGTTTCAAGTTGTTGGCACTGAAAGTTGGATATTGTGTTGTAAATGTGACTCGATGCAAATGAATGCATCTCATGTCTGGGATAGTAAGTGAACATGCTCCCCTGTTGGAATTCAGGTACTCTTTGGTCCTGTGTTATGTAATGGTTCGTAGTTATTAGCTATTGCTTGAAAATGTTTGTTGAAATTCACTGTCTTGGagctttgtttctccttttcctctctttccttttgtctctttttttgtttttgttgttgctgttttatccctgcttaaagttgttgttttttgaggggggggtcaCCATATCTCTGAAAATCTTCTGCTCTCAAAAATAAGATGGCAGTTATTTTGTGTTCAGAGTATCTGTGAATCTAAAAGCAGGGGACAGAAAGTTGTGTGGAAGAATGCATGGTTTGattgaaagaaatattaatagaTTACGGTTTCTTCTCCTTTGGAAATCATTGTTAgtgttaatttttctcttttttgtactATTTAAATGTGAAAATGAATGATTTGATAATGAACTTCTTATAAAAGGTAATCTAAGCATGAGACAGTGAGCAAGAACAGAAATGGTAAGGTAATTAAAGCTGGAGTTATAGTTATAAAGCTTTATGATCACAAAAGTAGCATAGAAAAAAATGGGTTGGTCGGCTGGGATATATAGAAGGAGAGATGATACCTCTTGCTTTGAGCTTCTTATCTCAGTTTTTTTTAAAACCTACAATTCTCTTTTCCATCTTGGGATTCCTGATGTGAGGATGGTAGATTAATGTTCATTTAATACTTcagcaattttattattttcttggaaATACGGTACCTAAGCCACTATGTGCCATACATCCCATGGTAAAACCTTGCCTCTTGTTATATGCTGTGTATTACTCAAGTCTTATCAAATATTTAGGGCTTGTTCAAATGGGAAGAGGATTGTGCAAAGGAGGGGAACTCTGGATTGTTTTAACAGGAAGTGTTTACAGTCTTCCTTAGTTGATTAAGCCGTCGGTATCACAGTTTAAAGTCCATGTAAAGGCATGTTTCCGCTATAAGATGTCTACAAGATATTAAATGACAGATGTTTAACCCTTTTCAGATGAGCCATAGGCTGCATGGTTGCCAGTCTTTGCTTTattgtttatgtgtgaatatagtAATTTTTCTGAGTGATTTTTAACTGTAAGTAGTGGCATTAAAATGGTTTATAAGTGGTACTGTATCCTCTTGTGCAGAAGGGAAACAGACTTAGGTGTGGGAGAAACAATGTATCAGCTTAAAATTGTGAAATGTCATGTTAGTGTATATGGAACTATTAGGTATATTTTGAGTATTTATCTTGTGTTTAACCCTTCAATGGTACAATGTGTTTTTATGTACCAGGGTTAGACAGTCAAACCAACTACAAAAATTGTAAACATTGGCATACAATGCTGAGATAACCTGaagtttcacacaaaaaaaaatcattagcaCTGATAATGGAGTTTAATGGCTGACACTTTAGgttatatcaatattgttttgaTCTATCTATCACTCGTTTATGTCATTGTCTGGCATTGTGTATCCATGATTGTCTTTTTAACCAGATTAgttacttatctatgtatatatttatggtgttttcaaacttttttttctgtcttgcttcACAATCCCTAATAGAGATGTGCAGATATCAAGCTGTGGGCCAATAGCAATGTTGATGCCAATACCCAATTCTCAACCAAGCCCAATACTCCCTTTCTAAACATGGGCATTTCTAAACATCTAAAATAAGATTATGGCTACTTATAGTGACAGACCTAGAGTTAAATTATTTACTGTGTTAGATAAAgtgtaacaaaaaaaattatatgtaataataaacatTCATATTGTCAAAATTTAAATAGCATCTGAGTTTGTGATCTTTTATCCAGTAGCCTCTTTATTTGTCTGGTATGATTGCTAAGCTGAGAATGGTatctacataatttttttttttttttttctacttttgtgaATGAAGCATGTCGGAATCTTGTGAACTAATGGTACCAACAGCAAAAACATGGCTTTATTTTGAATGCTCAGTTCAGTACAATAGAATTTGGAGTATTTGGCCCTATATTGACCTTGCTGATAACAATGCTGAAAAGACAAGGCCGATAGTGCCTACACTGATGCCAATACTATCGGCTCATTTCTAATCCCTTATACCTCTGTGTAATATATTACAGACAGCtttaactttctttctccctgtaaTCTCAAGCTTGTAgaattatctatatcattttattttacattctgatttttttttttcttttttttaagtaacaACCTGATGTGAAATTTTTTACAATTTTACACAGTTGTAATGGACAACATGTTAACTATTTCAAATGTTATCACATAGTTTCTTTATAAAAGCTGAATgatgaataaaagagatagaagcATCTTACTCTTGTACATATACTTGTTTATCTGAGGTTTTGacatttgtataaaaaaacaaaaacaaaaaatatatgtgattaAAAATGTTGCCTTTAATAGTTGTCTTTTTTCATGAGACTTTTAGATACATAGTGATAGTATCAAACATATTAGAATATGCTTTGTATTATTTAGTACATCCTATGTTTGCTTGTTcaggtatatgatttttttttttttttacatcatttgtATCAGATTTAAAGTTGTAATCATGTGGTCCAGAAGGGGAAATTAGtcacttttttcatattcatagatGCAGGAAGTGTGGCATACATAATACAACATGGTTAAATGAAGATTCTTTGGTAATCATGATAAGTATTACCTTAGAGCAACAACAGagcagttgattttttttttttttttttttttttttttttttttatatatataaaggcatcctATTGGCATACCAGATCATTGTTTTATTGGGGAATCACAATTAAGTGTTGTAtagaaacacaaatacagtatTAAAACAAAATACCAACTAGTCTATActtatacacaggtatatatacattgtcaagGTGTATGAGTAGATGAATGCACTGATGAATGGGTTATTAAGTCCTCATATATCACTGaaatgtttaatatatttctATTTGCATGGCaagaatttttgtttatttttgtcatttgaaTAAAAATGAGTAGATTTTTTTAGAATTTTGCTATGGATGTTAACTATATTACTATACAAACAGAAAGTGCCAAGACTAATAGTATTTTATAGGAATGGACAGTTTGTAATTTGAATATTAAGAAGCAAACAAAGCGGAACAGGCAGGTATAATTAACCTCACATATTCATAGGTATGCATTCCAATGACCTTAGGGATTGTTCAGGTAAAGTCTACAAGTGTGCAGAAAATGCCTGAAGGAAACTGAACTCTTGTCTGAAGGAAAGCCAGATAATATAATGTCTAGTTCTAGTATTCTTGCTTCCATATCTCCTAGATTGTCATATTATACATAAAGTGCACTGgtcatatttaattttgtttatggtaatttccttgtatagtGTTTGTCATTTAGTAATTTCCTCTTTTGTAATGAAATGAAGGTTATGTGACTAAAGCAGATTTTCTTAGTAATGTGGTTCCATACCTTAAATGCAGGATTAGACGAGACGGATGAGGGAGCAAATTGCCAAGACAAAAAGGATTGAAAAGATTGAGAGATGTGGGGAATATAGAGCAGGATGAAAGAAGTTTAAAGTAATCAAAAAGTGAAATGCTTGATACCTGTTGGAATCTAAAAGTCAAGCCTTTGGAATAAAATCTGGTTTGACAGTGTGTTAGATTACTAGTATCAGTGTTCACATGAagttaatataaaacaaaacataatatataattcatgtaaCAATACATGTCTGCATTTGTCACTTTGTCTTAATTAGTAGtcgaatatgtatttttatacaagtGTTCCCTATGTCATAACAATGATTACTCTCGAAAGTTTAATCACTGTATTGGTTCTTGTTACCAAACACTGAATAAAATACTTGGAACATGTCTTAAACTTTACTTAATTCAATGTATATGGTTTGAGTCTTTTCCtttcctatattattattatatgcaccAAAGAATTGCCTGTGCCTGATGATTGCATGATTAAGTAAAAAGCTGAATCTCTGACGtaaatatgaatagtaaaacatgTTCCATTCTTATTTCTGTGGGAAAATGGATCGGCTACTGTGGAGAATTCAAAGACATAATCATGACCTCATTTCAaagacattatcataataaattctCAAGAGGCCATGCACGTGAGAGTGAGATGCCCATGCTACAAAGCTTGTAATTGTACCCCAAGCTGTTGTACTTTGATAAAGGAAACATGTGGGAAGAACAAACACTATATGGTGATGGTGAAACTTTGTCACCATACTTTAAGATTGAAACAGATGGGAAGGAGGCATTGCCGACTTATTGTGTGTTGACACAAACCTAttttaaatgcaaaaaaaaaaagtgtttcatACTTTTaactttgttaatatatataaaacctgaAACCACCtgcccatatatacacacacataaacaatctAGTATGAATGACTCTGAAACCAATACTTAAATGGTATGACCCATATGTAAacgaataatttatatataagatacagtGATGAAATAATATTCGAAATGCGATGCATGAATGACAAACATACAAGCTCTCGATTCATGATTGTTTAATTGTAATGTCTATTCATAATGATTTAATGCCGCCAGCACATTCAACATCATCAACTGTAGTAAAACACTAACTGAATGAATCATGAATTAATTGCCATGTATGATTCTAAACGCATGAAGGCCAATAAAATCAGCAATTGCAAAAATCAATAAACTCTAATGCAAGGGTTCTTAATCTGGCACCCATGGGTTGCAGGGGGTCCGTGAGGGTCAGATAAAAATTAACATTACTTTTTTGCATATAAAGGAGTGGGTTTTTAGATTGTTTACTGAAAGACTGATAATATCTTGTGTATCTCATACAAGACAATCAAATTTCGATAAgtaaattatattatacacaccgcCTGCAAAGttgtatttatattagtatttctGGGGAAGGAGATCCGCAGCTTTCATCCGATTCTAAAAGGGGTCCGTAATGCTAATACAAGGAAACGTTGTGAACTCTACGGGAAGTTCCGCTACGTTTCATTAGTCTCTCcttaaaatatatttcttcttattctatgGTAGCGTCGTGGTCCGAAGATCAAGGCAATTGACCAGAAAGGGAGTTTAATAACTAAGGAagtcaatgattataataataataataataaaacataggaCAAAGTATAAATTGGAACATGAACAAAGTGCTATGTATCTTTCCTTGTGCAACTGTATTTCACTGTATCTATTTCTTAAGTCAGCATCATTTTGGCATAAATTTTGAAATGGTTAAgctaatgtatgtgtgcgtgtgtgtgtgtgtgtgtgtgtgtgtgtgtgtgtgtgtgtgtgtgtgtgtgtgtgtgtgtgtgtgtgtgtgtgtgtgtgtgtgtgtgtgtgtgcatgtatacgtgtacatgtgcgtgtgcgtgtaaactGGGGAAACTATCGACGAGCTTGTacgagaaagtgtgagagagaagtaCTGTGGTACGTGTAAGCATAAGTGAGTATATGTGGACATTTACATAAATAACTCTGAGCGTATATTTACTTAGACTTCATCATAAGTTCTCATTTGAATTAAATTTATTTAGAATGAGTACTGAACACGTGGTTTGGACCATTTTTGTTGAATTTTACATTCCTTGTAGTTATAAATGCTTTATCTTACAACATTCTAATTTACTGAAAGGAAATGATATTTTAGATTCGGAAAAATAAGTTCTCGTATTTTACTTAGAGAATGGGAGCGTATTTACACACTTTCCAATATGATTCAACTCGCAGGCCATCAATGTTATCGCGTAGGATTACTGTTGCAATTTAAAACAATggaacaaatgaaaaaataagaattaataaaaatgcgaaaataaatggaaaaggtGACCACGTGCTGTCCTGGCGAGCGCCGagttcgctctctctgtctcaggaGCTCCAAGCCCTCTCTCAGGTGTTTCGGGCTTCCCTCAGGTGCGCATCGCCACCTTCAGTGCAGTTAACTTTTATGCGAACTGCTAGCTTTTCACCTGCGCGGCTATTTGTGCTGTATCCCAGGGTATTTCAAATGCTTCTTTAACAGGTTTTCCTTCGAATTTGTAAGCTGGTAGCCGAGTTCAGTGTGGTGCCCTGCGCAGGTGTTTCGTCTGTACCTAGTTCTTGTCTCTTATGCGTTGCTGTTGCCTCGCCTCGCCCTTTTTAACTAGTCAGGGGGCTAGCGAAGTcgagattttttttcctcctctaaaGACTTATTTTGCAATATTCGaaacatttcctctctttctttttttttgtctctccttgcACTCTGATTGGCTTCCTTCTAAACAGAATTCTctgtaaaaagaacaaaaaaaaaaaaaaaaaaaaaaaagactaacttTACAGCGCGACCCGCCAAATATGTAGTTATTTTCCCATCCATTTCTTTTTCAAATTCTTCTGTCCGAAACACAGCTATTTCTTGACTCATCTGATATCTCTCActacaatatatgaatatttcaaaATTTACATCCACTTTCTCATCAACATTTTTATGGGCAACGTACATGGACATTCTTCAAATTTACTCCATCTGCTTTTTGACCAAATGTAGAATATTGCTTGCCATTTCAAGAGGTTCCTGTGCTATTTTGAGTAAAAAAGCATTATCCGTTATCAATGATCTTGCTGTCGTCTTCCAACTTCAAAACTTATTACTTCGTCGTATGATAGATAaactcaatgtctctctcttttatgtacgttttccttcttatttcagtgagtttatttgttttcgaAGCCATTCTAATTAGGTAAACTCAACATGCAAAAActgtgcagaaatatatatatatatatatatatatatatatatatatatatacatacatatacatatatacacacatattcacatatatatacatatctatacatttatatatacatatatatatatatatatatacgtatatatgtgtatatatatatctatatctatctatctatatatatatatatatatatatatatatgtatgtatatatatatatatacatatatacatacatacatatatacatatatatacatatatacatacatatatacatacatatatatgtatatatatacatatatatatatatatatatatatatgtgtgtgtgtgtgtgtgtgtgtgtgtgtgtgtgtgtgtgtgtgtgtatgtatatatatttatatatgtatatgtatgtatatatgtgtgtatatatatacacatacatacacacacatatatatatatacatacacacacgcacacacatacacacacacacacacacacacacacacacacacacacatacatgcacacacacacacacatacacatatacacacacgcacacacacacacacacacacacacacacacacacacacacacacgcacacgcacacacacacacacactcacacacatacacacacacacacacacacacacacacacacacacacaaatatagggaAAAAGTTCtaacaatgaaattaaatgaatgagaaaatatgTAAAAAGTGCTCTGTCATTAGTTTTCATCAATTCTCATCTCTCTGCTCAAGAAATCTACTTATTCCACACTTAAAATCTACGTCAGTCTACCCAATATGTATTACTGAACGATAATCTACCCTCATTACTATAATGTAAACTACTGATAATTTATATCGCAAATCTATCTTTAACCTACATTTAACCTACCTTTAACTTACATTTAACataccttttcatttatataaggCCTCTGGATCGGTAACAAAATCTAATCAGCtattcccttggccataaacaacagctgttcccttggccataaacagcagttgttcccttggccataaacaacagctgttcccttggccataaacaacaactgttcccttggccataaacagcTGTTCCCTTGACCATAAACaactgttcccttggccataaacaacagctgttcccttggccataaacaacagctgttcccttggccataaacaacagatgttcccttggccataaacaacagctgttccattggctataaacaacagctgttaccttggccataaacaacagctgttcccttggccataaacaacagttgttcccttggccataaacaacagctgttcccttggccgttAACAATAGCtattcccttggccataaacaacagctgttcccttggccataaacaacagctgttccattagccataaacaacagctgtccccttggccatagacaacagctgttcccttggccataaacaacagctgttcccatggccataaacaacagctgttcccttggccataaacaacagctatTCCCTTGGCCGTTAACAATAgttgttcccttggccataaaccacagctgttcccttggccataaaccacag includes:
- the LOC125026360 gene encoding DDB1- and CUL4-associated factor 10-like, translated to MPKVKTGRIHGSYFPDYELRRRETGLGKTLGWDSGIRRSLYSSMIPSTFWDPIEHDPKTGFTGHGGVFNLEFSPDGTYLVAACEQRAIMVFDPLSRRQIHYIPLAHENCVNGIKFLDSRVFASCSDDHTVALWDVRNLKRRIRLLQGHSNWVKNIEYSAGDGILVTSGFDGKILGWDINGYTEDGLLSTELFSMQGLMRMRLSPDCSKLVMCTTGGYMVLVHNLSLEHLSEDLRNFKPNMYRLMQLSNTPLPHATMFTNLFYRQRNRVEFISDFPPSNEAEVIHSLQVHPQGWCVLSRNTSMEDSSEWSCVHDIQDLGVTACKDEDEDQDHHGDIEPYDDIPSTSETEAQNSSTFQNRPSSVNSSNNNSNSSTNSGSESGNVNGNLHLSLTFSPRVEIMLRHSPRDESDDGGGDGGGGGGGELAGGAGPARSGSSGSNVNAFATASGGSGVRVVDGAGIAVGGSAGGGGGGGGGIDIQLRFTSMDVFEALEHIRERREEQRIRQGRQRAARTDSEASSSSGNNENSSGFPQSSSSQSPSPALQHLGRNRTFSVHRGRDFDNARENLGSGRTAANIIDSRNAFYIRTGTGNHRALLLLRPLENYPRYNQTVDPNHKIAKNISRLTHYIEEPNVGRGFIKELCFNSDGRLICSPYAHGVRLMMFDQNCSELSTCVQDIPQTLYAVSTNNCHKNCVVSTKFSPTHCLLVSGCLNGKIVWHQPVL